A DNA window from Aestuariispira ectoiniformans contains the following coding sequences:
- a CDS encoding aspartate aminotransferase family protein — MTHVFHRHTHNLPPVAVKGDGPYIIDSQGKRYLDASGGAAVSCLGHSHARVIQAIKDQVDKLAFAHTGFFTTEAAEELADFLVGKAPEGIEHVYLLSGGSEAVEASLKLARQYFVEKGEGQRRTFIARRQSYHGNTMGALAVGGNEWRRAPFKPILVDGEHVSPCYAYRDQRVDETEEEYGLRVANELEDRLLAVGPETVIAFVAEPVVGATAGALAPVPGYFKRIREICDKYGVLLILDEVMCGMGRTGTLFACEQDGVRPDIIAVAKGLGAGYQPIGAMLCSHEIYQSIYDGTGFFQHGHTYMGHPTACAAALAVQKAIEEEDLLANVVRMGDLLDKALHERFDDHAYVGDIRGRGLFRGVELVADKASKEPIDPGFNIHSFVKSAAMSVGLICYPGGGTIDGRRGNHILLAPPFIMTEQHVDEIVDKLGVALDAALVEAKVA, encoded by the coding sequence CGCATGTGTTTCACAGGCATACTCACAACCTGCCGCCTGTGGCCGTTAAGGGCGATGGCCCCTATATCATCGACAGTCAGGGAAAACGCTATCTGGACGCCTCCGGGGGCGCGGCGGTTTCCTGTCTGGGGCATTCCCATGCCCGTGTGATCCAGGCGATCAAGGATCAGGTGGACAAGCTGGCCTTTGCGCATACCGGCTTTTTCACGACGGAAGCTGCCGAGGAACTGGCGGATTTCCTGGTGGGGAAAGCCCCGGAGGGGATCGAACATGTCTACCTCCTGTCCGGCGGCTCCGAGGCCGTGGAAGCCTCGTTGAAGCTGGCCCGCCAGTATTTTGTCGAAAAAGGGGAGGGCCAGCGCAGGACCTTTATCGCACGCCGCCAGAGTTACCACGGCAATACGATGGGTGCGCTTGCCGTTGGCGGCAATGAATGGCGGCGTGCGCCTTTTAAACCGATCCTGGTCGATGGCGAACATGTCAGCCCCTGTTATGCCTATCGCGACCAGCGGGTCGACGAGACGGAAGAAGAATATGGCCTGCGTGTCGCCAATGAGCTGGAAGACCGTCTGCTGGCCGTCGGGCCGGAAACGGTCATTGCCTTTGTGGCGGAACCGGTGGTCGGGGCCACGGCGGGGGCGCTTGCACCGGTGCCGGGTTATTTCAAACGCATCCGCGAAATCTGTGACAAATACGGCGTTCTGCTGATCCTGGACGAGGTCATGTGCGGTATGGGCCGGACGGGCACCTTGTTTGCCTGTGAACAGGACGGCGTGCGTCCGGATATCATTGCGGTGGCCAAGGGGCTGGGCGCGGGTTACCAGCCGATTGGCGCGATGCTCTGCAGTCATGAAATCTATCAGTCGATCTATGACGGCACCGGCTTTTTCCAGCATGGCCATACCTATATGGGCCATCCGACCGCCTGTGCGGCGGCCCTTGCCGTGCAAAAGGCGATTGAGGAAGAAGACCTGCTGGCAAATGTGGTCCGTATGGGCGACCTGCTGGACAAGGCCCTGCACGAACGTTTCGATGATCACGCCTATGTGGGGGATATTCGCGGACGTGGCCTGTTCCGTGGGGTGGAACTTGTGGCCGACAAGGCCAGCAAGGAGCCTATTGATCCCGGGTTCAACATCCACAGCTTCGTCAAGTCGGCCGCGATGAGCGTTGGCCTTATCTGTTACCCCGGGGGCGGCACCATTGATGGCCGTCGTGGCAATCATATCCTTCTGGCGCCGCCCTTTATCATGACCGAACAGCATGTGGACGAGATCGTCGACAAGTTGGGCGTTGCCCTGGATGCAGCGCTGGTGGAGGCGAAAGTCGCGTAA
- a CDS encoding 3-keto-5-aminohexanoate cleavage protein has translation MQDDRSPLIIAVAPNGARKTKADHPALPITPEELAETAARCLDAGASMIHLHVRDEDQKHSLDVSAYRAAIDAIRARVGGDLIIQVTTEAVGIYTPAQQMAMVQELEPEAVSLAVRELCPDDAHEEIAGKFFGWLHNSGISPQYILYSAEDVARFNRLRAAGVIPGGRPFVLYVLGRYSAGQTSQPTDLLPFLAEAGDSISDWAMCAFGPLEGACAVTAAGLGGHCRVGFENNMRLANGDVASGNAGLVAQVADQAGLMGRHVASPAEARKILGL, from the coding sequence ATGCAGGACGACCGCAGCCCTTTGATTATTGCCGTTGCGCCCAATGGTGCGCGCAAGACCAAGGCGGACCATCCCGCCCTGCCGATCACACCGGAGGAACTGGCGGAGACGGCGGCGCGCTGTCTGGATGCCGGGGCGTCGATGATCCATCTGCATGTGCGCGATGAGGATCAGAAACACAGTCTGGACGTGTCCGCCTATCGGGCTGCGATAGATGCCATTCGTGCCCGCGTTGGCGGGGACCTGATCATCCAGGTCACGACCGAAGCCGTCGGTATCTATACCCCGGCACAGCAGATGGCGATGGTGCAGGAACTGGAACCGGAGGCGGTGTCGCTGGCGGTGCGGGAGCTGTGCCCCGATGATGCCCATGAAGAGATCGCAGGCAAGTTTTTCGGCTGGCTTCATAACAGCGGGATCAGTCCGCAATATATTCTCTACTCCGCCGAGGATGTGGCCCGGTTCAACCGGTTACGTGCGGCGGGCGTGATCCCGGGGGGACGGCCTTTTGTGCTCTATGTCCTTGGCCGGTACAGCGCGGGGCAGACGTCGCAACCGACCGACCTGCTGCCCTTCCTGGCGGAGGCCGGGGACAGCATATCGGACTGGGCGATGTGTGCCTTTGGGCCGCTGGAAGGGGCCTGTGCCGTGACGGCGGCGGGGCTCGGCGGGCATTGCCGGGTTGGTTTTGAAAACAATATGCGGCTCGCCAATGGAGATGTGGCGTCCGGGAATGCGGGGCTCGTCGCCCAGGTGGCGGATCAGGCGGGCCTGATGGGGCGACATGTCGCAAGCCCGGCAGAGGCGCGGAAAATTCTGGGGCTTTAG
- a CDS encoding TAXI family TRAP transporter solute-binding subunit — translation MMIKKLSVAAAALAGMTLVAATAHAEKFITIGTGGQTGVYYQVGGAICRLVNRGTADHDIKCTHTTGGSVDNINGIRNGDLDMGVAQSDWQYHAYAGDAPKQFPDGAFKELRSVFSVHAEPFTVLARADSGIKSFDDLKGKRVNVGNPGSGQRGTMEVVMEKMGWTMDDFALAAELKSAEQASALCDNKVDAIVFTVGHPNGSIKEATTTCDSKLVPVNNDTIKKLVADKPYYAMATLPGGMYKGNPDDVETFGVGATFVTSTATDEETVYQIVKAVFENLDRFKKMHPAFAHLEAAKMIKNNLSAPLHPGAIKYYKEKGWM, via the coding sequence ATGATGATCAAAAAGCTGTCTGTAGCTGCTGCTGCACTGGCGGGCATGACCTTGGTCGCCGCAACGGCGCATGCAGAAAAATTCATCACCATCGGCACCGGTGGCCAGACTGGCGTTTACTATCAGGTCGGTGGTGCAATCTGCCGTCTGGTAAACCGTGGCACGGCCGATCACGACATCAAATGCACCCACACCACGGGTGGTTCCGTCGACAACATCAACGGTATCCGCAATGGTGACCTGGACATGGGCGTGGCCCAGTCCGACTGGCAGTATCACGCCTATGCCGGCGATGCGCCGAAACAGTTCCCGGACGGTGCGTTCAAAGAACTGCGTTCGGTCTTTTCCGTGCATGCAGAGCCGTTCACCGTTCTCGCCCGTGCCGATTCCGGCATCAAGTCCTTTGACGACCTGAAGGGCAAACGCGTCAACGTCGGTAACCCGGGTTCCGGTCAGCGTGGCACCATGGAAGTTGTCATGGAAAAAATGGGCTGGACCATGGACGACTTTGCACTGGCGGCTGAACTGAAGTCCGCCGAGCAGGCTTCTGCGCTGTGCGACAACAAGGTCGACGCCATTGTATTCACCGTCGGTCACCCGAACGGTTCCATCAAGGAAGCCACGACCACCTGTGATTCCAAACTGGTTCCGGTCAACAACGACACGATCAAGAAGCTGGTTGCCGACAAGCCGTATTACGCCATGGCGACCCTGCCGGGCGGTATGTACAAAGGCAATCCGGATGACGTGGAAACCTTTGGCGTTGGTGCAACCTTCGTCACCTCCACGGCAACGGATGAAGAAACCGTCTACCAGATCGTGAAGGCTGTTTTTGAAAATCTGGATCGTTTCAAGAAAATGCACCCTGCATTTGCCCATCTTGAAGCAGCCAAGATGATCAAGAACAACCTGTCTGCCCCGCTGCATCCGGGTGCGATCAAATACTACAAAGAAAAAGGCTGGATGTAA
- a CDS encoding TRAP transporter permease, whose amino-acid sequence MSDKDTTATQLSAEELEDLVASTDTGGRQPSNKNVAKFMAAVALIWSLLQVWYSSPIPYVVGFGVFNSGEMRSIHLAIAVLLAFLAYPAGKSSPRRYVPALDWVFAILGFGCAFYLFVANTELIGTLTGQRLSDRPNNPNAVDIGVAIVGMLLLLEATRRALGPPLMVVAIVFIGYTFLGPYAPGILAWKGASFGAVAYHQWISTEGVFGIALGVSTDLVFLFVLFGALLEKAGAGNYFIKVAFSLMGHLRGGPAKAAVVASGMTGLISGSSIANVVTTGTFTIPMMKRVGFSREKAGAVEVASSVNGQIMPPVMGAAAFLMVEYVNIPYFEVVKHAFVPAIISYIALVYIVHLEAMKNGMEGLPRAGQPKPFKWAMLSFLMSVAIVLALASGVYWVVQFFNGLGSAELKLLAVAVVIGLEFLIYKGVFRNASEGTKEKIISVFALVICNLTIGAFGVSYLLDIIRSLAGPALTPWIVGVLLILAYVWLASRCAKEPDLEVDDPNQPVVQLPEPGPTIRSGLYFLLPVGVLIWCLMVERLSPSLSAFWAVAFMVFILLTQSHLFALFRGEGTAGKFKEGFDHLIDGLMTGARNMIGIGIATATAGVIVGAVSQTGVGSVLADLVELLSFGNIFMILLLTAILSLILGMGLPTTANYIVVSSLLAPVIVSLGQANGLIVPLIAVHLFVFYFGIMADVTPPVGLASFAAAAVSGGDPIRTGFVAFAYSLRTALLPFLFIFNTDLLLIDVTPVQGVFVFVMSTAAILLFTAGTQGYFLTKSRIWESLALILVAFTLFRPGFWMDMIVEPFDHQPPAKIFEAAEQMPEGGELRVIVDGLDEVGEPMTFTAIIKLGAPGKGADRLSDFGLDLLTQGDEIIIDNAMYDSPAQKAGFDFDQKISTVLVPVVQPAKEWMYIPALLLLGLVVLVQRRRRDAAGAAAVAA is encoded by the coding sequence ATGAGTGACAAGGATACCACGGCCACACAGTTGTCAGCCGAAGAGCTGGAGGATCTCGTTGCCTCAACCGATACCGGGGGACGGCAGCCATCCAATAAAAATGTGGCTAAATTCATGGCGGCGGTCGCACTGATCTGGTCGCTGTTACAAGTCTGGTATTCGTCGCCGATCCCGTATGTGGTCGGCTTTGGTGTTTTTAACAGCGGCGAGATGCGCTCGATCCATCTGGCGATCGCGGTGCTGCTGGCGTTTCTGGCCTATCCCGCTGGCAAATCCTCGCCGCGCCGGTATGTTCCGGCGCTGGATTGGGTCTTTGCCATTCTCGGCTTCGGCTGTGCCTTCTATCTTTTCGTAGCCAATACGGAATTGATCGGAACCCTGACCGGCCAACGGCTGTCGGACCGGCCGAACAACCCGAACGCCGTCGATATCGGCGTTGCCATCGTCGGCATGCTGCTGCTGTTGGAGGCAACCCGGCGTGCGTTGGGGCCGCCGCTTATGGTCGTGGCCATTGTCTTCATCGGCTATACTTTCCTGGGACCATATGCGCCGGGCATCCTTGCCTGGAAGGGCGCAAGCTTCGGGGCTGTTGCCTATCACCAGTGGATTTCCACCGAAGGCGTCTTCGGGATCGCACTTGGCGTTTCCACGGACCTGGTCTTCCTCTTTGTCCTGTTCGGGGCATTGTTGGAGAAGGCCGGGGCCGGTAACTATTTCATCAAGGTTGCCTTCTCCCTGATGGGGCATCTGCGCGGTGGTCCGGCCAAGGCGGCCGTGGTTGCCTCCGGCATGACCGGTCTGATTTCCGGGTCGTCCATTGCCAACGTGGTGACAACCGGCACCTTCACGATCCCGATGATGAAACGCGTCGGCTTCTCCCGCGAAAAGGCGGGGGCGGTCGAAGTGGCCTCTTCCGTCAACGGCCAGATCATGCCGCCGGTCATGGGGGCTGCCGCCTTCCTGATGGTGGAATATGTCAATATTCCCTATTTCGAAGTGGTCAAACATGCTTTCGTTCCGGCGATCATCTCCTATATCGCGCTGGTCTATATCGTCCATCTGGAGGCGATGAAGAATGGCATGGAAGGCCTGCCGCGCGCCGGTCAGCCGAAACCCTTCAAATGGGCGATGCTTTCCTTCCTGATGTCGGTGGCGATTGTACTGGCGCTTGCCAGTGGCGTTTACTGGGTTGTCCAGTTCTTCAATGGTCTGGGCAGTGCGGAACTGAAGCTGCTCGCCGTTGCCGTTGTGATCGGTCTTGAGTTCCTGATCTACAAAGGGGTGTTCCGGAATGCCTCGGAAGGCACCAAGGAAAAGATCATTTCGGTATTTGCCCTGGTGATCTGCAACCTGACAATCGGGGCCTTCGGCGTGTCCTATCTGCTGGATATCATCCGCAGCCTTGCCGGGCCGGCGTTGACGCCGTGGATTGTTGGCGTCTTGCTGATCCTGGCCTATGTCTGGCTGGCATCGCGTTGCGCCAAGGAACCGGACCTGGAGGTCGATGACCCGAACCAGCCGGTCGTGCAATTGCCGGAACCGGGCCCGACCATTCGTTCCGGGCTGTATTTCCTGCTGCCGGTAGGCGTCCTGATCTGGTGCCTTATGGTGGAACGCCTGTCACCGTCGCTTTCCGCCTTCTGGGCTGTTGCCTTCATGGTCTTCATCCTCCTGACACAAAGCCACCTCTTTGCCCTGTTCCGGGGGGAAGGCACGGCTGGCAAGTTCAAGGAAGGTTTTGACCACCTGATTGACGGCCTGATGACCGGTGCCCGCAATATGATCGGTATCGGCATCGCGACCGCAACGGCGGGTGTGATCGTCGGTGCTGTTTCCCAGACAGGGGTCGGCTCGGTCTTGGCGGATCTGGTTGAATTGCTCAGCTTCGGCAATATCTTCATGATCCTGCTGCTGACCGCAATCCTCAGTCTGATCCTGGGGATGGGGCTGCCGACCACGGCCAACTATATCGTCGTCAGTTCTTTGCTGGCGCCGGTGATTGTCAGCCTGGGACAGGCAAACGGGCTGATCGTGCCGCTGATCGCGGTGCATCTTTTCGTCTTCTATTTCGGCATCATGGCGGACGTGACCCCGCCGGTGGGGCTGGCTTCCTTCGCGGCGGCAGCCGTGTCGGGCGGCGATCCCATCCGCACGGGTTTCGTGGCCTTTGCCTATTCATTACGGACGGCCCTGCTGCCCTTCCTGTTCATCTTCAACACAGACCTGTTGTTGATTGATGTGACACCGGTACAGGGCGTCTTTGTCTTCGTGATGTCGACGGCGGCCATATTGCTGTTCACGGCCGGGACACAGGGATACTTCCTGACAAAGTCCCGTATCTGGGAATCCCTTGCTTTGATCCTGGTTGCCTTCACCCTGTTCCGTCCTGGTTTCTGGATGGATATGATCGTGGAGCCTTTCGATCATCAGCCGCCCGCCAAGATTTTCGAGGCGGCGGAACAGATGCCGGAAGGTGGTGAACTGCGGGTCATCGTGGACGGCCTGGACGAAGTGGGCGAACCGATGACCTTCACGGCCATCATTAAGTTGGGTGCACCGGGCAAGGGTGCAGACCGCCTGTCTGATTTCGGGTTGGACCTGCTGACGCAGGGTGATGAGATCATCATCGACAATGCGATGTATGACAGTCCGGCCCAGAAGGCAGGTTTTGATTTCGACCAGAAAATCAGCACGGTTCTTGTGCCCGTGGTTCAACCGGCCAAGGAGTGGATGTATATCCCGGCCTTGCTGTTGCTTGGGTTGGTCGTCCTGGTTCAACGCCGTCGCCGCGATGCTGCTGGTGCAGCCGCGGTTGCGGCCTGA
- a CDS encoding universal stress protein produces the protein MFKHILLAVDLGHPEASALSVPTAVEYAEKFGSTLHVMTVVPDFGMSIVGSFFSKDHEKKMLDEANKQLHAYVKKEIPEGIQVQHIVGHGTAYEEILRVSEEVNCDLIVLGSHRPNMQDYLLGPNAARVVRHANCSVLVIRK, from the coding sequence ATGTTTAAACATATCCTTCTGGCCGTCGATCTGGGCCATCCCGAAGCCAGCGCCCTGTCCGTGCCGACGGCGGTGGAATATGCAGAGAAATTCGGTTCCACTCTTCATGTGATGACGGTGGTGCCGGATTTTGGCATGTCCATTGTCGGCTCCTTCTTCTCCAAGGATCATGAGAAGAAGATGCTGGATGAGGCCAATAAACAGCTCCACGCCTATGTGAAAAAGGAAATCCCGGAAGGGATTCAGGTTCAGCATATCGTGGGGCATGGCACAGCCTATGAGGAAATCCTGCGTGTCAGCGAAGAGGTCAACTGCGACCTCATTGTGCTGGGCAGTCATCGCCCGAACATGCAGGACTATCTTCTGGGGCCGAACGCCGCGCGCGTGGTACGCCACGCCAATTGTTCGGTTCTGGTGATCCGGAAGTAA
- the rfaE1 gene encoding D-glycero-beta-D-manno-heptose-7-phosphate kinase, with translation MADGADITELLDRLKTAKVLCVGDLMLDRFSEGKVERISPEAPIPVISVTRESNHLGGAGNVARNLSALGVGCRMVAATGDDGSATEVAGLFSELPGVVPELERLRDRPTTVKVRYMAGGQQLLRADKEATGPLPQDHEDNVISAATDAMADCGAVILSDYGKGVLTSRVIAAVIEAAHMAKLPVIVDPKGQNFHKYRGATLLTPNRNELALASGMPVGDDKQILAACHHIMNECGVQGLLATRSEQGMTLIHHGAQGDTEKHLSAQALEVFDVAGAGDTVIATFAAALAAGIPMVEAARLANIAAGIVVAKVGTAVAYPDEIIAAVHGEAWRESEHKVHSLETAEDRVEAWRRKGLKVGFTNGCFDLLHPGHISLVDQARAACDRLIVGLNSDDSVRRLKGETRPIQNEVSRATVLASLANVDMVVIFAEDTPMKLITTLKPDVLVKGADYTIETVVGAQEVQSWGGQVVLANLVDGQSTTGTIAKMNGK, from the coding sequence ATGGCCGACGGGGCGGATATCACGGAACTTCTGGACCGGTTGAAAACGGCAAAAGTCCTCTGCGTAGGTGATTTGATGCTGGACCGGTTTTCCGAGGGTAAGGTGGAACGCATTTCCCCTGAGGCCCCGATCCCTGTTATTTCCGTGACCCGGGAAAGCAACCATCTGGGCGGCGCGGGCAATGTGGCACGCAATCTGTCGGCGCTGGGTGTCGGCTGCCGCATGGTTGCGGCGACCGGTGACGACGGCAGCGCCACGGAAGTGGCTGGCCTGTTCTCCGAGCTTCCGGGCGTGGTGCCGGAACTGGAACGCCTGCGGGATCGCCCCACCACGGTGAAGGTCCGCTATATGGCGGGTGGTCAGCAGTTGCTGCGTGCGGACAAGGAAGCGACCGGCCCGTTGCCGCAGGACCATGAAGACAATGTAATTTCTGCTGCGACGGATGCCATGGCCGATTGCGGCGCGGTGATCCTGTCGGATTATGGCAAGGGCGTTCTGACCAGCCGGGTGATCGCTGCGGTGATCGAGGCTGCGCATATGGCGAAGCTGCCGGTTATCGTTGATCCCAAGGGGCAGAATTTCCACAAATATCGTGGCGCGACGCTTCTGACGCCCAACCGCAACGAACTGGCGCTGGCCTCCGGCATGCCGGTCGGTGACGACAAACAGATTCTTGCCGCCTGCCACCACATCATGAATGAATGTGGCGTGCAGGGCCTGTTAGCGACCCGCTCCGAACAGGGCATGACCCTGATCCATCACGGGGCGCAGGGCGACACGGAAAAGCATCTGTCGGCGCAGGCTTTGGAAGTCTTCGACGTGGCGGGGGCGGGCGATACGGTGATCGCAACTTTTGCCGCCGCCCTTGCCGCCGGAATCCCGATGGTGGAGGCTGCGCGCCTTGCCAATATCGCCGCCGGGATCGTGGTCGCGAAGGTGGGCACCGCCGTTGCCTATCCGGACGAGATTATCGCTGCCGTCCATGGCGAGGCCTGGCGGGAGAGCGAACATAAGGTCCATTCCCTGGAAACGGCCGAAGACCGGGTTGAAGCCTGGCGCCGCAAGGGCCTGAAAGTAGGCTTCACCAATGGCTGCTTCGATTTGCTCCACCCGGGACATATCTCGCTGGTCGATCAGGCGCGTGCTGCCTGCGACCGGTTGATTGTCGGCCTGAACAGCGATGATTCCGTGCGCCGCCTGAAGGGAGAGACCCGCCCGATCCAGAACGAGGTCAGCCGGGCAACCGTGCTGGCTTCGTTGGCGAATGTGGACATGGTGGTGATCTTCGCTGAAGACACGCCGATGAAGCTGATTACGACGCTGAAGCCGGATGTGCTGGTCAAGGGCGCGGACTACACCATCGAGACCGTGGTTGGCGCACAGGAGGTGCAAAGCTGGGGCGGGCAGGTCGTGCTCGCCAATCTGGTTGATGGCCAGTCCACCACCGGCACCATTGCCAAGATGAACGGGAAATGA
- a CDS encoding ArsR/SmtB family transcription factor: MTDTDHNNSNFDAPAELARSLGNPHRLALLELLAQGERPVDRLAELSGLSVANTSQHLQQLRRSGFVQTRREGKYIFYRLGDGPVLPLLTALRHYSEYHALEIQNLVADSRHQRDRLEAISRQELLTRMEDHSITLLDVRPEDEYAHGHLPGALNIPLGDLEKRLSELPQGQEVIAYCRGPYCVLSVDAVKALKAKGIKARLMEGGFPEWKAAGLKVEAKPRR; this comes from the coding sequence ATGACGGACACAGACCACAACAACAGCAATTTTGACGCACCGGCGGAATTGGCCAGAAGTCTGGGCAACCCCCATCGTCTTGCGTTGCTGGAACTGCTGGCCCAGGGAGAACGACCGGTGGACCGGCTGGCAGAACTGTCGGGGCTTTCGGTCGCCAATACCTCCCAACATCTGCAGCAACTGCGCCGCAGCGGTTTCGTGCAAACCCGACGGGAGGGGAAATATATTTTCTATCGTCTGGGCGACGGGCCGGTTCTGCCGCTGCTGACCGCGCTCCGCCACTACAGCGAATACCACGCCCTTGAAATCCAGAACCTTGTCGCAGACAGCCGTCACCAACGTGACCGGCTGGAAGCCATCTCCCGGCAGGAACTCCTGACACGCATGGAAGATCACAGCATCACGCTGCTGGACGTGCGGCCAGAGGATGAATATGCCCACGGCCATCTACCGGGCGCGCTTAATATTCCGCTCGGTGACCTGGAAAAACGTCTGTCTGAATTACCGCAGGGCCAGGAGGTTATTGCCTATTGCCGCGGCCCCTATTGCGTGTTGTCCGTTGACGCGGTCAAGGCACTCAAGGCCAAAGGCATCAAGGCCCGGCTTATGGAAGGCGGTTTCCCGGAATGGAAGGCGGCGGGCCTTAAGGTTGAAGCCAAGCCTCGGCGCTGA
- a CDS encoding DUF2938 domain-containing protein, with protein sequence MTVEMEFVLRAVTIGVGATLVMDFWALGQKSFFNIPSLNYAMVGRWLGNMARGNFAHANIGAARPVAGEAVIGWSAHYIIGVVFAAVLLRLAGIDWALEPSFLPAFGFGLVTVVMPFFVMQPAFGFGIAASKTPAPNTARLRSLIAHGSFGLGLYLAALLASIVL encoded by the coding sequence ATGACGGTTGAAATGGAGTTTGTTTTACGGGCGGTGACGATAGGGGTTGGTGCAACCCTTGTGATGGACTTTTGGGCTCTGGGGCAAAAGTCCTTCTTCAATATCCCGTCGCTCAACTATGCCATGGTCGGGCGCTGGCTGGGCAATATGGCGCGGGGAAACTTTGCCCATGCAAATATCGGCGCGGCCAGGCCCGTGGCGGGAGAAGCGGTCATCGGGTGGAGCGCCCATTACATAATTGGCGTTGTGTTTGCGGCGGTGCTGCTGCGTCTGGCCGGGATTGACTGGGCATTGGAACCCAGTTTCCTGCCGGCCTTCGGCTTTGGTCTGGTGACGGTGGTCATGCCATTTTTTGTGATGCAGCCCGCTTTCGGTTTCGGCATTGCCGCCTCCAAAACGCCTGCGCCCAATACTGCGCGCCTGCGCAGCCTGATCGCCCATGGCTCTTTCGGGTTGGGGCTGTATCTGGCGGCGCTGTTGGCCTCTATAGTGCTCTAG
- a CDS encoding MmcB family DNA repair protein encodes MSEDNIPSSTAARPEITQGVTRGVTRLLRQMGQACITELSLKTGRRVDVIALDRKGQVTVVEVKSSLEDFRTDEKWQEYLPFCDAFYFAVSESFPVEILPEDVGLIIADAYGAEIVRPGTQGEMNPARRKALTLRFARHAADRLMRWEDPGVKAFLKD; translated from the coding sequence ATGAGCGAAGACAATATTCCATCAAGCACCGCCGCACGGCCCGAAATAACCCAGGGTGTCACCCGGGGGGTTACGCGGTTGCTGCGCCAGATGGGCCAGGCCTGCATCACAGAGCTAAGCCTCAAGACCGGGCGGCGCGTGGATGTGATTGCACTGGACCGGAAGGGCCAGGTCACGGTTGTGGAAGTGAAGTCATCGCTGGAGGACTTTCGAACAGACGAAAAATGGCAGGAATATCTGCCATTCTGCGACGCCTTCTATTTCGCCGTTTCCGAAAGCTTCCCCGTTGAAATCCTGCCGGAAGACGTAGGTCTGATCATTGCCGACGCCTATGGCGCGGAGATCGTGCGTCCCGGCACGCAGGGAGAAATGAACCCCGCGCGCCGCAAGGCCCTGACCTTACGCTTTGCCCGGCACGCCGCAGACCGGCTGATGCGCTGGGAAGACCCGGGCGTAAAAGCCTTCCTCAAGGACTAG